TTGTGACCTATTGACATGTTTCATTTCATTAGGCCAAAATGAGGAGTGCTTCTTGGTGGGTACGCTATTTTGTGCAGACCAGCTTAGAAGAGAATGAAGCTGCGACCAAAAAGTTTGAGCAGGCAACAACACAGGGGTCATACCAGCCGAGCTGTCAAGTGTTTCACCTTAACTCATATCACTAATATAAACATCACAACACATTGATTCATAAAATTTTGGTACCGCAACAAGGCTGCCAAAGAAGATAATTTATTAGCTGTCATATGAATTTAGCTGTCTTCTGGGTTATTTGAGGTATAAGATATATGAACGGATGTCAATTTCTGTTCTGAACAGTCACCATTGGCGGACATAGTTGATGGTATATAGGGCAAGTTGTATGCTGATTCAATTGAATTTATACTGTTTGATATAGTTATTATTCATgaatttggttttctgcaactCACTGCCTTTGTTCACTGCAACTGTTTACCTAATTTCATGTACGATGACTTATTAGCACTTAAATTCCTCGATCAGAACTCAGAAGTGTAATGACCAACCCTGTTCAACAGGTCTATGACATACCCCTGATGTTTGATAATGAGAAGTAAAATGCTCAGCCATTCCTATCTTTTAACATTATTTGGTAAAAAAACTCTGATACACTAGAATCGGGTTCAAGAATCCACAGTTAGGAATGCTTTGTTACAAAAAAACACTGCTAATTgcttttctttaaaattcatTCATGCTTGCAGATCACGGTCTTCAATTTACGAAAAGAGAAAACTAGAGCTCATGAATATCACCAATAATCCCCACAAGAGCACTGCCCTTTCTTAAAGCAATGAAACCTGTGGGCATCCCTCACAGTGATTTCTCTTCCAGCAATGGCAGCGATAAACTTGATAAAATTGTGGCAATCACCGCATATCCTCAGGTTCTTCACCACAAGTATAGGTTCCCCCTTCTCTAGTCGAGATCAAACCGAATGCAACTGCTAACTTTCCACTGTGATGCCCCAACATTATCTCCTTCTCTCCTTCAACAGTCTCGTCATCCTTTACTAATGCCCATCTTACATCAGGCACGTACCCAGCTTGCTTAATTTTCCTTGACATCTCCTCCAAGTATTCATGAATTTCTTTAATCATTGAGTGGGAGCTTTCTTCAGCCACAAAAACATGTATTCACTTATTCACCTCAATCCAACTTAAACCTGGTTTCTTCTTCACTCCTCTGTCTCGCATCAACTTTCTCATTTTCGCTACCTCATCCCATTTTCCAGCTCTAGAATACATATTCGACAGCATAACATACGGAACAGCATTTGAAGGTTCCAACTGAAGAAACTGATTGGCTGCTTTAACTGCTAGTTCAATATTTCCATGTGTTCTGCACGCACTGAGTAATGTAGCCCAACCAATGGTGCCAGGGCTGAACGGCATTGCTTCAATGAGCCTCTCAGCTTCACTCAGCTTGCCTGCTCGACCCAAAAGATCAATCATGCATGAATAATGTCCTACATCTGGTTCGATTCTGAACTTCTCCTGCATCATACTGAAGTACTTCTGACCATCCTCAAGTTTTCCAGTGTGAGCACAAGCAGAAGAACAGAAATAAGGGTTATATTTGTAGGAACATTTATCTGAAGCATATGTTCAAAAAGGCGCAATGATTCCATTCCCATCCCATGTTGTGCATAACCTACAATCATCGAATTCAAAGAGACAGTATTATGCTCCAGCATCCTATCAAACAACCTTCTTGCAGCTTGAAGATTCCCGCATTTTGAGTACATTGCAACTAGAGCATTATTCACGGAAATTCTATTCGAAGGGACCTCAGATTTGATTGCCAAGACATGTATCTGCCTCCCCTGGAAGGGCGATGACAAATTAGAGCATGCACTACTCACACAGACAAAGCTGCAATCATCAGGGTAGTAACCAACACGTTGCATCTGCCGCAAGCAATCAATAGCATCTTCAGAAAAACCATCACTTTGCGAGTATCCAGAAATCATAGTGTTATAAAGAACCAAATCCGGCGCAGGAATCTCTTCAAGTCGAGACAAATTTTCAAATACACATGGAGGCCGTTTCGAAGCCCTCAAAAATACGGTAATTCAGTGCTTGGCTCACCGACCCAACCACCGCCTGTTTCTTCCTCCACAGCCACCACACTTCCGAGCAATACTTCATTTTCCCCATCTACAGGGTTGGTTCCATCATTACACCTCCAACCACCGCCGGGTTTCTCTCACCCTTCTTCCAGTCACAGAGCTCCCACTTCCCACCCCGCTCACAGCCAGTCCACCGTACTCTCCTCTCAGTTATCACCTGGTTTCACTCCCTCCAACTACTATGTGTTCAACACTACATAGTCTTTTTCACCCTCCCCACAACTCGGCGTTTTCTCCTCTTATTTCTCGGCTGGACCGATTTACACCACCAACACCGCAATCCCACAGTCTCATGCCTCCCACTAGGGCTCTTATCGTTATCCGTCGCACTACTCTATCACCCGCTCCCAACCACTTACCCCACCACCCCCAGACCCATACCGCCCTCCAAGGGTTGATTTGCCTTGGTTTATGGGTGACGATGCCGTCGGTTGGCTTGCCATGGCTGAGCGCTATCTCCGGGTCCAACGCGTCCCTTTCCTTAGAAGATTGCGA
This genomic interval from Argentina anserina chromosome 1, drPotAnse1.1, whole genome shotgun sequence contains the following:
- the LOC126801485 gene encoding LOW QUALITY PROTEIN: pentatricopeptide repeat-containing protein At3g49710 (The sequence of the model RefSeq protein was modified relative to this genomic sequence to represent the inferred CDS: inserted 1 base in 1 codon; deleted 1 base in 1 codon; substituted 1 base at 1 genomic stop codon) gives rise to the protein LRASKRPPCVFENLSRLEEIPAPDLVLYNTMISGYSQSDGFSEDAIDCLRQMQRVGYYPDDCSFVCVSSACSNLSSPFQGRQIHVLAIKSEVPSNRISVNNALVAMYSKCGNLQAARRLFDRMLEHNTVSLNSMIVGYAQHGMGMESLRLFEHMLQINVPTNITLISVXSACAHTGKLEDGQKYFSMMQEKFRIEPDVGHYSCMIDLLGRAGKLSEAERLIEAMPFSPGTIGWATLLSACRTHGNIELAVKAANQFLQLEPSNAVPYVMLSNMYSRAGKWDEVAKMRKLMRDRGVKKKPGLSWIEVNKXIHVFVAEESSHSMIKEIHEYLEEMSRKIKQAGYVPDVRWALVKDDETVEGEKEIMLGHHSGKLAVAFGLISTREGEPILVVKNLRICGDCHNFIKFIAAIAGREITVRDAHRFHCFKKGQCSCGDYW